One window of the Chryseotalea sp. WA131a genome contains the following:
- a CDS encoding VOC family protein, whose protein sequence is MSQHIAHIALLVRDYDEAIDFFVNKLNFKLTEDTELSETKRWVLVAPPGSGECKLLLAKAVGREQEIQVGNQSGGRVFLFLHTDNFQRDYQNLLNQQIKIVRAPSQEVYGTVVVFEDLYGNRWDLIEPTLSQRPLSN, encoded by the coding sequence ATGAGTCAACACATCGCCCATATTGCTTTGCTTGTCAGAGATTATGATGAAGCTATAGATTTTTTTGTGAATAAGCTGAATTTCAAATTAACTGAAGACACAGAGCTAAGTGAAACCAAACGCTGGGTACTGGTAGCACCGCCAGGTTCTGGTGAATGTAAATTATTGTTAGCGAAAGCTGTTGGTCGTGAACAAGAAATCCAAGTTGGCAATCAATCCGGTGGGCGTGTGTTCCTTTTTTTGCATACCGATAATTTTCAACGCGACTATCAAAACTTATTAAATCAGCAAATCAAAATTGTACGTGCACCTTCACAAGAAGTATATGGCACGGTGGTTGTGTTTGAAGATTTGTATGGAAACCGCTGGGACTTGATTGAACCGACTTTAAGCCAAAGGCCATTAAGTAATTAA
- a CDS encoding GNAT family N-acetyltransferase: MKDNFAFRQGLVNDILQLKDLGCLSYGEYKSILQPEHWSKLNRFLVDESKWIDLFSQSTCFVCEYESKIVGMAFIISSGHPWDVFEADWSYIRMVGINPNFRGNGIGEILMQHCINHAKKTNEKVIALHTSEFMNAARHLYEKMGFEILREIEPRLGNRYWLYSLRLNQF, encoded by the coding sequence ATGAAAGATAATTTTGCTTTCCGGCAAGGTCTGGTGAATGATATTTTGCAACTTAAGGATCTTGGCTGCCTTTCTTATGGTGAATATAAAAGCATTTTACAACCTGAGCATTGGTCAAAACTCAATCGTTTTTTAGTTGACGAGAGTAAGTGGATTGATTTGTTTAGTCAATCTACTTGCTTTGTTTGTGAGTATGAGAGCAAAATTGTAGGTATGGCTTTTATTATTTCCAGCGGCCACCCGTGGGATGTTTTTGAAGCAGATTGGAGTTATATTCGAATGGTGGGCATAAATCCTAATTTCCGAGGAAATGGAATCGGTGAAATACTCATGCAACATTGCATAAATCATGCGAAGAAAACCAATGAAAAGGTAATTGCTCTTCATACTTCTGAATTTATGAATGCGGCTCGCCATCTTTATGAAAAAATGGGCTTTGAAATTCTGAGAGAAATTGAACCGCGCCTTGGTAATAGATACTGGCTATATTCGTTGCGATTGAATCAATTTTAA
- a CDS encoding nuclear transport factor 2 family protein produces the protein MNTREHLITKFYTAFQQRNWRTMQTCYHEEVLFNDPAFTNLKGKQAKAMWHMLAENAKDFSLVFSQVVATETEGSCHWEATYSFSRTGRKVVNKIDANFQFKDGLIYRHTDRFDFWKWTRMALGTSGILLGWTPFLQNKVKATAMGGLKKFIESRAEYKD, from the coding sequence ATGAATACCCGGGAGCACCTCATCACAAAATTTTATACTGCCTTTCAGCAACGCAATTGGCGAACCATGCAAACCTGCTATCACGAGGAGGTCCTATTCAATGATCCTGCTTTTACAAATCTAAAGGGCAAACAAGCAAAAGCCATGTGGCATATGTTAGCTGAAAACGCCAAGGATTTTTCGTTGGTGTTCAGCCAGGTGGTGGCAACAGAAACGGAAGGCTCTTGCCATTGGGAAGCTACTTACTCGTTTTCTCGCACAGGAAGAAAAGTAGTGAATAAAATAGATGCCAATTTTCAATTCAAGGATGGGCTCATCTATCGGCATACTGACCGATTTGATTTTTGGAAATGGACGCGGATGGCATTGGGTACTTCCGGAATTCTTTTAGGATGGACGCCTTTTCTACAAAATAAAGTTAAGGCAACAGCAATGGGTGGCTTAAAAAAATTTATAGAAAGTCGCGCTGAATATAAAGATTAA
- a CDS encoding alkane 1-monooxygenase: protein MNSFKKIGFFTAFFLPSLVITGFYMGGWWNWLSIGFVFLIITSVDYWIGLDTQNVDEDKVKIVGEEFYYRFVTFVWTFIQVGFVLWGCFAIGSGKINTWFEWVGFTVGFGLVTGGIGITVAHELGHKKSKLEQFYSQLILMTVCYMHFFIEHNRGHHVQVATPADPATARKNENFYSFWFRSVFIGYAHAWHLEKESLQRKGRAIISVYNSMIWFALLPFFFCGLMVALFHTSTNSAIAIAIFFFAQSIVAFTLLELVNYIEHYGIVRKQNEHGYFERVNPLHSWNASHLISNFFLFQLQRHSDHHANAIKRYQVLNHVNESPQLPFGYPTMILIALVPPLWFARMNPLLKEWEEKIYQRHSVVS from the coding sequence ATGAACTCCTTCAAAAAAATCGGCTTCTTCACGGCCTTCTTCCTTCCTAGCCTTGTGATAACAGGATTTTATATGGGGGGCTGGTGGAATTGGCTTTCCATCGGTTTTGTTTTTCTAATCATCACATCGGTAGATTATTGGATCGGATTGGATACCCAAAATGTGGACGAAGACAAAGTAAAAATTGTGGGAGAAGAGTTTTATTATCGCTTCGTTACGTTCGTGTGGACATTTATCCAAGTCGGATTTGTGCTATGGGGTTGTTTTGCCATTGGCAGTGGAAAAATAAATACTTGGTTTGAATGGGTTGGCTTTACGGTGGGTTTCGGATTAGTAACCGGAGGAATTGGCATTACAGTAGCACACGAGCTCGGCCACAAAAAATCTAAGCTCGAACAATTTTACAGTCAACTGATTTTGATGACGGTGTGCTATATGCATTTCTTTATTGAACACAACCGAGGCCACCACGTGCAAGTAGCCACCCCTGCCGACCCAGCAACCGCGCGCAAAAATGAAAATTTTTATTCATTTTGGTTTCGCTCAGTGTTTATTGGGTATGCACACGCTTGGCACTTGGAAAAAGAAAGTTTGCAGCGAAAGGGTCGCGCGATCATCAGCGTCTACAATTCTATGATTTGGTTTGCCTTACTCCCTTTTTTCTTTTGTGGTTTGATGGTAGCGCTGTTTCACACCAGCACCAATTCAGCAATTGCTATTGCTATATTCTTTTTTGCTCAAAGCATCGTTGCTTTTACACTGCTGGAACTGGTAAACTATATTGAGCACTATGGAATTGTGCGTAAGCAAAATGAGCACGGGTACTTCGAACGGGTAAATCCACTTCATTCGTGGAATGCCAGTCATTTAATCAGCAATTTCTTTTTATTTCAGTTGCAACGGCATTCCGATCATCATGCCAATGCCATCAAACGTTACCAGGTGCTTAACCACGTTAACGAAAGTCCTCAACTTCCTTTTGGTTATCCCACCATGATCTTGATTGCCTTAGTACCTCCGCTCTGGTTTGCGCGGATGAATCCTTTATTGAAGGAATGGGAAGAAAAAATTTACCAACGCCATTCGGTGGTCTCGTGA
- a CDS encoding ABC transporter permease, whose amino-acid sequence MLKNYFIIALRNIRKHSFYSSINIFGLAVGVAACLFIMLYITDEWSYDKFHKDAEVIYRIGLHGKIAGQEINTASSCPPLAGALQSEVPGVEQTTRLNRRDNVVFKNGEKSFVEDRIFSADSNFFQFFSFNLLKGDAATVLKEPNSIVLTPALASKYFNEDAIGKIITVGNDNKAMKVTGIVESPPHQSHFRFAALISTSTNKDYYNNPTWLNNGMYTYFKKGKNTDINAIKEKLNAVTDKHIAPEIEAFMGISIDKFRESGNEYGYFPYPMLDTHLHTNIRDDIEPSGNIAYIYVFGGVGVFILLIACINFMNLSTARSAGRAKEVGLRKTMGSFRSQMIGQFLSESMIYGLIAVILALMIAFMLLPQFNLLSGKEISFTGLATPTFLTGVIVLIIVIGLLAGSYPAFYLTSFNPSEVLKGKVRAGLKSKGVRSALVVFQFALSIVLIICTIIGYQQIEFLQSRNVGMDKHKVLVINNTARLKTNQQAFKNSLLEKTGIEKVSFTNNVFPGVNNTTAFRSANDSKDHIMGIYFADVDHAEALKLEVLEGRFFSKDFKSDTAAVVINEAAARELGWMKPLEEKLIVFDGDSNAPKEIQMQVIGVVKDFNFESFKVNVRPMVIRVTQTSSNVLIRYSGKPNEAITEAEKMWKQYASSDPFQYAFLDQNFDELFREEQRLSSLFLVFTGLAIVIACLGLFALASFTAEQRTKEIGIRKAMGASIGSITALLSKEFTLLVLISIVLAIVPSYFMVNYWLSQFAYRIDVGVLVFVWSGLAALIIAWLTVLYQSLKAALVKPVNSLRYE is encoded by the coding sequence ATGCTTAAAAACTACTTCATCATCGCATTGCGCAACATTCGCAAACACAGCTTTTATTCTTCCATCAATATTTTTGGATTGGCAGTAGGTGTTGCGGCCTGTTTGTTCATCATGCTCTACATTACTGATGAGTGGAGCTATGATAAATTTCATAAAGATGCCGAGGTGATTTACCGAATTGGTTTGCACGGAAAAATTGCTGGGCAAGAGATTAATACAGCTAGCTCGTGTCCCCCTTTAGCTGGGGCATTGCAATCAGAAGTGCCGGGGGTAGAGCAAACTACACGCCTCAATAGAAGGGATAATGTAGTTTTCAAGAATGGCGAAAAGTCATTTGTAGAAGATCGAATTTTCTCGGCCGATTCAAACTTTTTTCAATTTTTCTCCTTCAATCTATTAAAGGGCGATGCAGCAACTGTTTTAAAAGAACCCAACTCCATTGTGCTTACACCTGCTCTTGCCTCCAAGTATTTTAATGAGGATGCCATCGGCAAAATCATAACAGTGGGCAACGATAACAAAGCCATGAAAGTGACAGGCATTGTAGAATCCCCACCTCATCAATCTCATTTTCGTTTTGCTGCTTTGATATCCACCAGCACAAACAAAGACTATTACAATAACCCCACATGGTTGAACAACGGCATGTACACATACTTTAAAAAAGGAAAAAATACTGATATCAATGCCATTAAAGAAAAACTGAATGCTGTAACGGACAAACACATCGCACCTGAGATTGAGGCCTTCATGGGGATTTCCATAGATAAATTCCGAGAAAGCGGAAATGAATATGGTTATTTTCCCTACCCGATGTTGGATACGCATTTACATACAAATATTCGAGATGACATAGAGCCATCGGGCAATATTGCGTACATCTATGTGTTTGGCGGTGTAGGGGTTTTTATTTTACTGATTGCGTGCATCAATTTTATGAACCTTTCAACGGCTCGTTCAGCAGGCCGAGCCAAAGAAGTGGGCTTGCGTAAAACCATGGGCTCTTTCCGTTCTCAAATGATTGGTCAGTTCTTATCTGAGTCAATGATCTACGGTTTGATTGCTGTTATATTGGCTTTAATGATTGCATTCATGTTGTTGCCGCAGTTCAACCTGTTATCCGGAAAAGAGATTTCGTTTACAGGACTAGCAACACCAACATTTCTAACGGGGGTAATCGTATTGATAATAGTGATTGGGTTGCTGGCCGGAAGCTATCCTGCTTTCTATCTCACCTCTTTCAACCCATCAGAAGTATTGAAAGGAAAAGTACGCGCAGGTTTGAAGAGTAAAGGCGTGCGAAGTGCTTTGGTTGTGTTTCAATTCGCACTTTCCATTGTGCTAATCATTTGCACCATTATCGGGTATCAGCAAATTGAATTTTTGCAAAGCCGCAATGTTGGCATGGATAAACACAAGGTGCTGGTGATCAACAATACGGCTCGGTTAAAAACCAATCAACAAGCATTTAAAAATTCATTGCTCGAAAAAACAGGCATTGAAAAAGTAAGCTTTACCAACAATGTATTTCCAGGCGTAAACAATACCACAGCTTTCAGATCAGCCAACGATAGCAAAGACCACATTATGGGAATCTACTTTGCAGATGTCGATCATGCCGAGGCATTGAAACTAGAAGTGCTAGAGGGGCGATTTTTCTCTAAAGATTTTAAATCGGATACGGCAGCTGTGGTGATCAACGAAGCGGCTGCACGGGAATTAGGTTGGATGAAGCCATTGGAAGAAAAATTGATCGTATTTGATGGTGATAGTAATGCACCCAAAGAAATACAGATGCAAGTGATTGGGGTGGTGAAGGACTTTAATTTTGAATCATTCAAAGTTAATGTTCGCCCGATGGTAATCAGAGTAACCCAAACATCGAGCAACGTATTGATCCGCTATTCAGGCAAACCAAATGAAGCCATTACCGAAGCTGAAAAAATGTGGAAGCAGTATGCCTCCTCCGATCCATTTCAGTATGCTTTTCTGGATCAAAATTTTGATGAGCTTTTCCGCGAGGAGCAACGCCTGAGCAGTTTATTTTTAGTTTTTACCGGTTTAGCGATTGTTATTGCCTGTTTGGGGTTGTTCGCGCTGGCATCGTTCACTGCAGAGCAACGAACCAAAGAAATTGGCATTCGCAAGGCAATGGGCGCCAGCATTGGAAGCATCACGGCATTACTATCAAAAGAATTTACCTTGCTGGTACTAATTTCAATCGTGCTTGCCATTGTGCCCTCTTATTTTATGGTCAACTATTGGCTAAGCCAGTTTGCTTATCGCATTGACGTAGGTGTACTTGTTTTTGTTTGGAGTGGCTTAGCGGCTTTAATAATCGCTTGGTTGACGGTGTTGTACCAATCACTGAAAGCCGCCTTGGTCAAGCCTGTTAATTCGCTGCGGTATGAGTAA
- a CDS encoding ABC transporter permease produces MIKNYLLITLRNLMKNKLFIVINVFGMGLAIACCITAYLNWVYSANWDKVHDKTDHVYRVQFWREFQGKKERNGMAPMPLGGYIKANFKEVNKVVRYMSSYCDMRIGEEVFGDQMAYADSSFFDMFTFPLKYGDYSNFYDKGKVFISDEMARKYFNKEDVVGQLLTQIVLGADGVRRPKEFEIGAVFKKPPQNNSFGFDVITLFDNFWDVNLDKDVSETSWKKWAHVLFLKIENPSDVALVTKQLQQYIEPQNKAREDFKITAYYLENFVGLMKRNRANPRLDSDYLGGGIPDEAVTVPVIMAGLLLLLACFNFTNTSIAISGKRLKEIGIRKVMGGMRKQLIVQFLGENLLLCFFGLLAGLLLAEWLVPAYDNMWAWLDLKLSYTENAGFLIFLALLLVITAIIAGSYPAFYVTSFEPVSILKGKAKFGGTNWFTRILLGGQFVISLLAIIMGVAFFQNGEYQKNYDLGFATHGVISAWVNNEGGYNTYRDALASNKDIELIAGTRHHVANGWYNDPVKYESTEHEVDILEVGDNYFDVMDMTLLSGRNFQKDSETDHKESVLVTEEFVKQFGWKDDPIGKKLIWMDTVSFYVIGVVKNIYARALWVPIQPCMLRYANKDKYQQVLVKTSPTKMASVNEFMEKKWKEVFPNTLYTGQFIDRELQETNEINTNVSIMFAFLGFFAALMTGIGLFTLVSLNIEKKMKEIGVRKVLGASVANISGVINFEYIVNLGIATVIGGALGYFAADALMDSIWEYYLKLNFVTLFISIASMVVIAIMAVGYKTIYTAMLNPTKTLRDE; encoded by the coding sequence ATGATTAAAAATTATTTATTGATTACCCTTCGCAACCTAATGAAGAATAAACTCTTCATTGTTATTAATGTCTTTGGGATGGGGCTTGCTATCGCCTGCTGTATTACGGCTTACCTCAATTGGGTTTATAGCGCCAATTGGGATAAAGTCCATGATAAAACCGACCACGTCTATCGCGTTCAGTTTTGGAGAGAGTTTCAAGGAAAAAAGGAGAGAAATGGAATGGCGCCCATGCCCTTGGGTGGTTATATAAAGGCAAACTTTAAGGAAGTAAATAAAGTAGTTCGCTACATGTCTTCGTATTGCGATATGCGCATTGGCGAAGAAGTGTTTGGCGACCAAATGGCGTATGCCGATTCTTCTTTCTTCGATATGTTTACTTTTCCTCTTAAGTATGGTGATTATTCCAACTTTTATGACAAAGGAAAGGTATTCATCAGCGATGAAATGGCGCGTAAGTATTTCAACAAAGAGGATGTGGTTGGCCAATTACTCACACAAATTGTGTTGGGTGCAGATGGTGTGCGAAGACCTAAAGAATTCGAAATAGGTGCAGTATTCAAAAAGCCACCCCAAAACAATAGTTTCGGGTTCGATGTCATTACACTCTTTGACAATTTTTGGGATGTCAACTTAGATAAAGATGTGAGCGAAACGAGCTGGAAAAAGTGGGCGCACGTACTGTTTTTAAAAATCGAAAACCCTAGTGATGTTGCTCTTGTTACCAAGCAATTACAACAATACATTGAACCACAAAACAAAGCTCGAGAAGATTTCAAAATCACTGCTTATTACCTCGAGAATTTTGTTGGCTTAATGAAACGCAACCGCGCGAATCCACGGTTGGATAGCGATTACTTGGGTGGTGGCATTCCGGACGAGGCAGTCACCGTTCCGGTGATCATGGCAGGGTTGTTATTGTTGTTGGCTTGCTTCAACTTTACCAATACATCCATTGCAATCTCGGGGAAACGTTTGAAAGAGATTGGCATCCGTAAAGTAATGGGCGGTATGCGTAAGCAATTGATTGTTCAATTTTTAGGTGAGAATTTGCTCTTGTGTTTCTTCGGCTTGTTGGCCGGATTGCTATTGGCCGAATGGCTGGTACCTGCTTATGATAACATGTGGGCGTGGCTCGACTTGAAATTGAGTTATACCGAAAATGCAGGCTTCTTGATTTTCTTGGCCTTATTACTAGTCATCACCGCCATCATTGCAGGTTCGTATCCAGCCTTTTACGTTACTTCGTTTGAACCTGTCAGCATTTTGAAAGGCAAGGCAAAATTTGGCGGCACCAACTGGTTTACTCGAATTTTATTGGGTGGTCAGTTTGTCATATCATTATTGGCAATCATCATGGGCGTAGCCTTTTTTCAAAATGGTGAATACCAAAAAAATTATGATTTGGGATTTGCTACACACGGAGTCATCTCTGCTTGGGTAAATAACGAAGGTGGATATAACACGTACCGTGATGCACTTGCTTCTAACAAAGACATTGAATTAATAGCCGGCACTCGCCATCATGTTGCCAATGGTTGGTACAACGATCCTGTGAAATATGAATCTACCGAACATGAAGTAGACATTTTGGAAGTGGGCGACAACTACTTTGATGTGATGGATATGACTCTTCTTTCGGGAAGAAATTTCCAAAAAGATTCCGAGACTGATCACAAAGAATCCGTATTGGTTACGGAGGAATTTGTAAAGCAGTTTGGATGGAAAGACGACCCTATTGGCAAGAAATTGATTTGGATGGATACTGTTTCGTTTTATGTCATCGGTGTGGTCAAAAATATTTATGCGCGTGCGCTATGGGTACCGATTCAGCCGTGTATGTTGCGCTATGCGAATAAGGATAAATATCAACAAGTCTTGGTAAAAACAAGTCCAACCAAGATGGCCAGTGTAAATGAATTTATGGAGAAAAAGTGGAAGGAGGTTTTCCCGAACACCTTATATACTGGCCAGTTTATTGACCGAGAACTGCAGGAGACCAACGAAATCAATACGAATGTTTCAATCATGTTCGCTTTCCTAGGGTTCTTTGCCGCTTTGATGACGGGCATTGGTTTGTTCACATTAGTGTCGCTCAACATTGAAAAGAAAATGAAAGAGATTGGTGTACGAAAAGTATTGGGGGCTTCTGTTGCTAATATTTCTGGCGTAATCAATTTTGAATATATTGTCAATCTTGGCATTGCTACAGTTATAGGAGGGGCACTAGGTTACTTTGCAGCAGATGCGTTGATGGATTCCATTTGGGAATATTATTTGAAGCTAAACTTTGTAACATTGTTTATATCCATTGCGTCTATGGTTGTGATTGCGATAATGGCAGTAGGTTATAAAACCATTTACACTGCCATGCTCAATCCTACCAAAACCTTGAGGGACGAATAG
- a CDS encoding ABC transporter ATP-binding protein: MIKLKNLEKVYTTEEVETTALNSINMEIKDGEFVAIMGPSGCGKSTLLNILGLLDNPSGGEYFFGENEVAKYSERQRAQLRKGSIGFVFQSFNLIDELTVFENVELPLLYMKVPSEDRKKRVEQVLERMNIMHRRNHFPQQLSGGQQQRVAISRAIVAKPKVILADEPTGNLDSVNGEEVMKLLSELNAEGTTIIMVTHSPYDANYAHRIINLFDGKVVTENIKEQFHI, translated from the coding sequence ATGATCAAACTAAAAAACCTAGAAAAAGTCTATACTACGGAAGAAGTGGAGACCACCGCGCTCAATAGCATTAACATGGAAATAAAAGATGGCGAGTTTGTGGCCATTATGGGCCCATCTGGTTGCGGTAAGTCTACATTGCTTAATATTTTGGGTTTGTTAGATAACCCATCAGGCGGAGAATATTTCTTTGGCGAAAATGAAGTAGCCAAATATTCCGAGCGCCAACGTGCTCAATTGCGCAAAGGCTCGATTGGATTTGTGTTTCAAAGCTTCAATTTGATAGACGAGTTGACTGTTTTTGAAAACGTTGAACTTCCGTTGCTATATATGAAAGTTCCGTCTGAAGATCGCAAGAAAAGAGTGGAGCAAGTGTTGGAGCGCATGAACATTATGCACCGCAGAAATCACTTCCCTCAACAACTATCGGGAGGACAGCAACAGCGCGTTGCCATCTCTCGTGCCATTGTAGCGAAACCAAAAGTGATATTGGCCGATGAGCCTACTGGTAACTTGGATTCTGTAAATGGGGAAGAAGTAATGAAGCTTCTTTCTGAACTAAATGCTGAGGGAACGACCATCATCATGGTAACGCACTCACCTTACGATGCTAACTACGCACATCGCATCATCAACTTGTTTGATGGAAAAGTAGTGACGGAGAATATCAAAGAACAATTTCATATCTAA
- a CDS encoding HlyD family efflux transporter periplasmic adaptor subunit, protein MDKQLKKKYWTLKRIATYGGIAALVSFVAYQFIFADRRSTYKTEKDKITISEVKKGEFKEYIPQTGTVEPSRTVYLDAIEGGNIRRIVSESGAMLKKGDVILELTNLNRELSVLQQEASFNESINRARETKLNIMRNDLDQRQQLALIDNQLAILEPQFRRQKQLFEKKLISRQDFERTEADYKYNVDRKKITYEVYRNDSIDRIRQLRFTAESEQKMMISLNGLSKILDNLVVRSPIDGQLSTPHWEIGQAVTTGQRMGQVDLVGSYKVRVPIDELYLPKISVGLPATTDFAGKTYTLSITYIYPTIQNGRFEVDMNFVGETPQGIRRGQSLRMRVELGQPSQELLLPIGGFYKDTGGNWVFILEGDNKAVKREVKLGRKMGSEYFEVLEGLKPGDKVITSSYENFGNNEVLILN, encoded by the coding sequence ATGGACAAACAATTAAAAAAGAAGTATTGGACGCTGAAGCGAATAGCTACTTATGGTGGCATTGCAGCATTGGTTTCTTTTGTTGCCTACCAGTTTATTTTTGCTGATAGGCGTTCTACATATAAAACTGAAAAAGATAAGATCACCATCTCAGAAGTGAAAAAAGGTGAATTCAAAGAATACATTCCTCAAACCGGAACGGTGGAACCCAGCCGCACGGTATACTTAGATGCTATTGAAGGTGGCAATATTCGCAGGATTGTGAGCGAAAGCGGAGCCATGCTAAAAAAGGGCGATGTGATATTGGAACTTACCAATTTAAATCGTGAGCTATCTGTATTACAACAAGAAGCCTCTTTCAACGAAAGTATCAATCGCGCCCGCGAGACGAAATTAAATATCATGCGAAACGATTTGGATCAGCGTCAGCAGTTGGCGTTAATCGATAATCAGCTTGCCATCTTAGAGCCTCAATTCAGAAGACAGAAGCAGCTTTTTGAAAAGAAATTGATTTCTCGTCAAGATTTTGAGCGAACAGAAGCAGATTATAAATACAATGTGGACCGTAAAAAGATTACGTACGAAGTTTACAGAAATGATTCTATCGACCGCATTCGTCAATTAAGATTCACGGCCGAGTCAGAACAGAAAATGATGATTAGCTTAAACGGTCTTTCAAAAATATTGGATAATCTGGTCGTTCGTTCGCCAATAGATGGGCAACTATCTACGCCTCACTGGGAAATTGGTCAGGCGGTGACCACAGGTCAGCGAATGGGACAAGTAGATTTGGTGGGTAGCTATAAAGTCCGTGTGCCCATCGATGAATTGTACTTACCAAAAATTTCTGTTGGCTTACCAGCCACTACTGACTTTGCTGGCAAAACGTACACATTATCTATTACCTACATTTATCCAACCATCCAAAACGGACGGTTTGAAGTGGACATGAATTTTGTAGGCGAAACGCCTCAAGGAATTAGACGCGGCCAATCACTGCGCATGCGCGTGGAGTTGGGGCAGCCATCGCAAGAGTTGCTGTTACCCATTGGCGGATTTTATAAAGATACAGGTGGCAATTGGGTATTCATCTTAGAAGGTGACAATAAAGCCGTGAAGCGCGAAGTGAAGTTGGGCAGAAAGATGGGCTCGGAATACTTTGAAGTACTGGAGGGACTGAAGCCTGGAGACAAGGTGATTACTTCTTCGTATGAAAATTTTGGCAACAACGAAGTGCTTATTTTGAACTGA